The DNA segment GCTAGCAGCTGCTTTGCACtttttttagaaataacaaAGGATGCTGACACTGGGGACTTGGTTCCTGCATGTAGGGATGGAAAGTGCCCTTAGGAATATTGAGAGCGACCTGTGGGCTGGTAGCCTCCAATAAAATTAAGAGCTTCAAACctcttttaattaatattttggcAGATTATTCATGGCTGGTCATAGTCCAGGTGCATGCATCCTCCAGCCTCATTGCTTTTATCTCAAGTACTTAATAAAACATTCacttattttagtttaaaaactGCATGTTTAAGTAATGCTCTAGAATAGTTGAAGGAACCTGAGGTGAAGGAACAGGCTGCATTTTAGACACggaaattaatttgtttgggGCCTTGAAGGGAAGATAatctccaaaataattttagcaaTAGAAGGTGGCATCCTGTTAATTGGAGTAAAACTTGTGACTaaaccagagctgcagcagctgagaggcCAGACATTCTCTGTATGGGCCAGGAAAGTGCTGTTAGGGAGGAAGGGCAGAGGTAAGAGTTACCTGGGCCCAAAGACACTGGATGGGGAGCTGATGCTGAGTACTAAATTCCCAGAGGATGTCCTCTTGCTGGTGTCCATACCACTCCCATCAGTGCAGAGGAAAGTGGGGGAAGCCTGGATTGGGAGAGAGAAGGCAGAAGTTATGGCTGCCCTTGTGATCCTGATTCTGTGTGTCACGGGCACAAAGTACAGCCCCAGCACTGTTGGACATTGCAGTGACGACACACAAAGCAGCTCgttttgccttttcctctctgtggcAGAACAACCTCAGCTTTGGGTCTGggcctgccccatcccaggtaCCTGTTTGCTTTAACCCTGTGGTGAAATTGTCTCAGCCCTCTCCTTTGTCTCTGGGGAATTGCAGGTCTGTGTCTGTAGGAGTGAGGCAGCAGGAGCCGTGGCATGCTCAGGAGAGTGGGACTGTCCCTGCGTCACTTCTTACTGGGGAGGAACAGCAGTGCTGGACATagctcctgctccagagagGTATGGAATGCCCAGTGGGACTGcaccctgcacagggcagctcaCCTTGGCAGTAAGGGCACACCAACCACATCAGGAAAAGCCACTTTGGTGCAACTTCCTCTGTACCTGCTTATTTCCAGGATGTGTGTTTAAACAAAGGATCCTCATAAGTAAGGGGATATCCTTCAGAGAGGGGAAGGCTCCTTTTTTGTGAGGTTGCTTCATCTGATGGTCTCCACTAGAGCCTCTTGGCTTGCAAAGTACTTGGAAAATATCAGCATTTCACTCAGAGATCCCAATGTAGAGCAAGGGAGTCACACACAGCGGAGTCAGTGGTGGAAGACCAAGTCTTCTGCACTGGTACTCAACTCTCCTGTGTGGCTGCCAGGCAAACTCCACCTTCTGTCTGGGGACCTGAACAGGCTGAAACAGATTTGAGGGCTGCATGGTCCTGAGCCTGTGTTGCTCTCCAGCAGCATTACACACAGGCTGAGGATAGGATGGGATGGAgaggacatcaggaaaaaaaaaagtatttgttatTTCTGGTCCTGAAGCAGACAAAGCCTTTCATCAGACCTGGGAATTTCAAGGCTTAAGGCACCTTCTTCCCACTGATCCCCATCACACTTGGTCATCTGTTAAATTCTCTGACCTACAGCAGCCCCACCTTGCAAGAACAGCACCGGAGCTGTTAATATTTTACCTCCAGATATCTTTTACTTCCCAAGCCATAAATCCTTTTGCTCCCACCCAAATCAGCTCAGGCATCAGGTCTTGTGACTGCAACAGCCATGAGCTTGtgcagaaagaaagaggaggggaggggaggggagaggagaggtgaGAGGAGAAGAGATCGGTTGCCCTGAAGCCAGTGACTTCTGCTTGTCAGTGGCTGGCTGCCTGGCACCAGGGTGAAGCAGAGTCCACCTGGTGCCCTCTGAAACACAGGGCTCCTCTGCAGGGTGTTTGCAAAAATCTCTGGTAAGGGCTGAAGCTATATATAAATCTAAGGACCTCAGTGAAAAATATCCTTGGGGAACTAACCAAATTCTGGTGCAGTGATGTGGGAACAGCAGAGCACAGAcccctgcacatcccagctctgcatcTCACCTCAGCTGCTTTCACATGCCTTCCTTGTTCCAgttcaaatgtattttatttacagtagTGATAATGGTTTTCTTGACTCATTGCTTCAGGGCTGCCCTCCTCATGCCCCCACGCTGGCTCTTTTTGGTACACTGAGCATCATTTGTCTCCAGTTTGCAGCCCCTTCCCTGTCTGGGtaccttttccctgctctgctgagttACTAAATTCTGTCTGCCTCTTTTCATCATCCTCATTTTGAATTCCCCATAAAGCACATCTAACTTTCTCCCACTGTGCTTATTCAACTGGAAGGAGGgttttgctttcagtgtttCCTCCTGTCTTTCCACTCCCCTGAGCCATGATGTACATGGAAATTACAAACCAGTCACAGCATGGTACCTCAGTGTCTCTCTACATCACACTGacctctgtgctctgctctctcttACCTGTACCTAGTTACTGCTTGGGTTTGACATGGACTTTAAATAGAAATCCACACATTTTACAGGATCTAGAGCAAGCCCCACCACCAAGCACTTGGTCAGGACAGAAGAGTATCTACTTCTGCTACTTTATAGAGCAGCATGGAATAAAGTAGTTTGTTCTTCTAGGAAAAGGGGGTATTTCATGGCTTGTAGAGTAAGGAGGTCCTTCCCTTGAAGATGGAGAGGTTATGGAAGGTAAAAGCCTGAGGTCTGGGGTCCTTGGCCTGGCTGTTAGAGCACAGCTGAGCTTGAGCCCATGACTAATCCCAACAGGTAATGAGGTTTAAGACACTGCTGTCTCCCCAGGGAGTGTACAAAAGCTTCTcttgttcatttgttttcccaatTCTTGTTGAAACTTGTAAGTGAAACAGAAACCACTGCAACAGTATTACTGCTCTAAAGTCAGTCAGGAACAGCCCATGAAGCAATATTAAAGGGCACACCTTCTGTTGGGAAAAACTTCCCTGGGGATGCCACAGCCCCTTTGTGGCCTCATTTAAAAGCTTCAAACTCACTTTCTTTCTCACTCTCTGCAGGCAAAAATGTCAAGGCCAGTGCAAGCTCGGAGGCTAGAGGGAATAGATAAAAATATCTGGTGAGTTAAAAGAATTATCTGGTTTACCCAGGTGGTAGATGTGGTTTCAGGTGTCCTAAAACCAGACTGAAACCACAGTagccacacagcacagagcagaagtTTCTGCTCAACTGCTTTGCATGTGCTCAGGAAGTACATCAGAGTAAGGTTTTCCCAGAAGACTTTATTGTGGGTCAGTTCTGTACCTGCAGCTCTCACTTCATGATGTATCAGGTGTTTTGCACCACTAGGCAGGCAGAAGCATCACCCTCCCTCCGACCCATCCACCCAAATGATCCCAGTGGCACCCAAATCTGAGCCAAATATTTGCTGCACACTCGCTGCAGCCTGGCACCTGCTCCAAGCTTGCCTTGGGGCACTGAAAGCAGAGAGGCAGGTGAAGGGCTGCTGCAAATACCACTCCCATCCTGCCAGGCACAATGTGGCATTGGGAAAGTTGCATGCTGGAAGAGGAGATTTAAATGGTGTTTCCCCAAGGCCCTGCTATGCCTGGGTTCAAGCCACAAACTGCCAGTGAGCTGGCTGTGGTTTGGTTTGAGATGAGCAGTGAGTACAGCCCACCTTGCCCTCTGCAGAAGCCTTCACAGTGAGTGAAGGTGGAAATGAGCTGCTAAATTTTGCAGAGCTGGTATGAGCTTGAAAACCTCCAAGTCCCCTCGTACTCGGTCCAGTGTGATCAGAAACACCACAGGCTTTCAGCTGTGTCCACACACTTGACCACAGGAGCTGTTTCCTGAGAGAAATCCAGTGCAATAGTTCATCATCCTTGGTTTAATTGCAACAGGTCTGAAATGACCTGTGCTTGGTCCTGCCTGCTTGTGAGCAGCAGAGTGGCTCTGCAGGAGGGATACCAACCCCACCCCTTCCAAAGGGATGCTGCGAGCAGACCTGGTGCCAGCACACTCCTCAGACCCTCTGAAAGtgcttttgtttcccttctttccAGGGTGGAGTTTGTAAAACTGGCTGTTACCTACTCCAAGGTGAACCTGGGCCAGGGCTTCCCCGACTTCCCTCCACCAGACTTCCTGACAGAGGCGTTCACGAGAGCCCTCGGCGGGGGGAACCACATGCTGCACCAGTACACCCGTGCCTTCGTGCGTGGACAGatctccctccccagcactaCTCCCTCACTTCCCATCACCCTTGGCTGCTTCAGAGCTCATCAGGCAGCAATAAACAGGAACAAACATGAGGCAAAACTCTCATGCCCACTGTTCCCAGTAACTCCCTGCTTTACTGGGATGTTtgaagcagctgggctggaagaaGGGCTCCCCTTCCAAAGGTTCATTCTTGGTTTAGGAGTCTTCTGCAACCCAGTTCCCACCCTCCTCTCACCCCACAGGGCCACCCGCCTCTGGTGACAGTCCTAGCCCAGTTTTTCAAGAAGCTGCTTGGACGAGACCTGGATCCTATGACAAATGTGATGGTGACTGTGGGGGCATACCAGGccctgttctgctgcttccaggctTTAGTGGATGAAGGTGATGAGGTAACCCAAGATTAGGGCTTGTTGCACTGGCAGCCTTCCCCCAGGTGACTTGCAGGCTGGTTTTCATTGcccttttccaaagcaaaactAGTTTTATGCCCATTCTGCAGTACTTGAGTTTccaaaggaagaatttttttgctGCAGGGTACCACCTCATTTCTGGATAAAGCAAAATAACCCTTTTTGCCCTGAGTGGTGGTGTCCTTCCTGACACTCCCCACAGGCAATGCAGGTTTTCCATTACAATATTTAAGGGGTTAAAATGTCCTGTCCCTCCCATTGCACTCTGCACTCCTCAGGGAAGGTCTGAGCAGGACCAGGAGGATGCTGACATGTTCCTTTTTTCAAGGTGATAATCATTGAACCCTTCTTTGACTGCTATGAGCCGATGGTGAGAATGGCTGGGGGGACACCTGTGTTTGTCCCTCTGAGACCGGTGagtgggaggagaagggaagagtcACAGCAATCAGCAAAGAGGTGAGTGGTAAGCAAAGTGCAAAGCAAACCAAGATTCCCATGTTCTCTCTAGAATCCTCCAAAAGATGGAAAATTGATGTCTAGTGCAGACTGGCAGCTGGACCCAGCTGAACTGGCTTCTAAATTCAGTGAACGGACAAAAGCCATCGTCCTGAACTCACCCAACAACCCTCTGGGCAAGGTAATCAGAAACACTACAGGCTTtgctgctggccatgctgggctcTGAAAGCTGCTGGGGTGCTGCAGCCACATTTGCAGTGCAGCAGTGACTCAACCTGCCTTGCACACAAGGGAAGTGGGTGTTGTGGGGGCTTCACATGCTGTGCTCAATCTCCTGGTGCTTTTTAGCCTTGTCTTTTGTGCCAGCAGTGCTTTTGCCTTGTTAGACCGCTTCAGCCAGCTCCTACCCACCCTGGCATGCAAGATGGTGCCAGGAGGATACACACAACCTTCAGGGACAAGCAGGGACAGGTAGGGGCTCAGAAATGCTCCTGCTGTAGCTCTGCCAcactctgtgcctgctgcaggtgttcagccgtggggagctggggctgattgcagagctgtgtgtgaagCACGACGTGCTGTGCATCAGCGACGAGGTGTACGAGTGGCTGATCTACGATGGGAAGCAGCACATCCGCATCGGTACGGGGCTggactgggctgggctgggctgggctgggctgggcatgGGGATTGCACTGCACTCCTGGAAATCTCAGGAGCTGCCTGCATTCACAGCTGTACTAGGCATGAATCCCCCACTGGAGGTATTTTGCTGCACTTCAACCCCAGCCTCCAAACCAGCTCCTAAACAGAAGCTCTGACTTCAGAGCCAGTCAGAGGGGAGATCTAGAACATAATGGCTCCAGTGAAACTCCAGGTTTATTCCCCATGCTTTGTAAAGCCACAGTTTTCGGAGTCTCTCTAGTTTCAGGAAATCCATTTCAACATGATTTGAGCCTGTTCTTCTAGTTGGGAGTAAGATGCCATCACCCTGATGCAGGGTGATGGTGCTTGGCATCTCCAAGAGCCCCTGGGGCTGGGTACATGACTGTGAAAATGCTTAATTAAAAAGAGATGCTCTTGAGAAACCTGGCTGCCTGCTTGGGATGTGCTTTGAGGCTCATCCAGGTGAAAGATGTGCTGTGAACACAAAAGATCACCGTGGGTTATGGTGGACAGAGAGCTCCCACGTGCCAGTAATGCAGCCCAGAAAGGAGcatgctgagctctgccattGGGGCTTCTCTCCTTTCATTGCCAGCCAGCTTGCAAGGGATGTGGGACCGCACAGTGACTGTCGGGAGTGCTGGGAAGACCTTCAGTGTCACTGGATGGAAGGTAAATATCCCATGTGGCCCCTTGTTGTGTCCCTATCCCTGTCCCTTTGCCATGGCACAGCACTGGGGCCACGCTCAGCTTTGAGCCTCAGGGTCTGAAAGTACCAGAGGTGCTTCATGAAAGTTCTGTGTTGAAAATACAATGAAACCATCACAGGCACAGAAAGGGGAGCCTGAGCAGGTACCCAGAGACTCAGcatcttcctccttctctcctggcCACAGGTGGGCTGGGTTGTGGGACCCGAtaggctgctgcagcaccttcGTACTGTGCACCAGAACTCAGTGTACCACTGTGCCACAATTGCCCAGGTAAGGCAGCTCCCTGCACCTGGCCCTGCAATTCCCAAGCCCTCAGAGCAGGGCTAAGAGATGGTCCTTTTGCCCACAGCTGACCTGAAAGGCACACAGAAGTGATTTGTGGTGCCCTGGAGAGactccttcctttctccctaCAGTTGCCCCATGTCTGGGAGAAAGGGGAGAGTCCAGCCTGCCTGGAATATATTCCTTATCTTGCATTGACAAATCTAAGGGGCAGTTCAGAGGGGGTGGAGGCAGAGAGTTCCCTCATCACCTGTGAATTGCAGGAACTTCAGTTCCCAAGAAGGCCTTGACCATCTTCCCACTGGGCACTGGCTCCTCTCTTCTTCCAGGAGGCCGTGGCTCAGGGTTTCCAGAGGGAGCTCAGGCTCTATGGAAAACCAGAGAGCTACTTTGTCCAGCTGcccaaggagctgcagcaaaagaGAGACTGGCTGGTTCAGAGCCTGGATGGTGTGGGGATGAAACCCATCATCCCTGAGGGCACCTACTTCCTGGTGGCAGACATCTCCCAGTTCAGTGAGTCACCTGCAGTCCTGCCCAGGTGGGCTGGGTGTGGGGGGTGGTACTGGCAGGGACAGGAACCATCATCAAAGCAGGGGTGGACTGCATGTTCCTCATCCAAGCTGCAAGGATGTGGGCTTGGTGCTTGGCTGAGGCACCtggcagctgccccagcctctgtcctgctgtgcttcTCCTGCAGAATCTGatgtccctgatgtccccaaCTCAGATGAGCCCTATGACTACAGATTTGCAAAGTGGATGGTCAAGAGCAAGGTAAATGGGTCTGGTCCTTTCTGCTGTCTTTGGCCTGGGTGGGTTTGTGGCCACTGTGCCCAGCCAAGCTCATGAGGGGGCCTGGAGTTCACCCACACTGGggcacagcaggctgcaggccagccccagagcaggaaCCTCAGCTCCAcctgctttcccttcccaggGGCTTGCGGCCATCCCGCTCTCCGCTTTCTACAGCGAGGCCCACAAGAACAACTACACCAATTTCATCCGGTTCTGCTTTGCAAAGGTGAGATACGTGACAGCACTAAGGAAAGCAAGGTTGGGACTAATAATCAGGGCTGGTTTAATGAGAGAAATGCTAAGAAGAAATGCAGGATGCCTTGGGCGTTGGAGCCCCACCATGGCATCCCAGCTGGAGCAACCACTCCTGCAGACAcatgagctgagctgggggcaGCAGATGTGCCAGGGCCATCCTAAACTTTGTCCCATCAGCATCCTACATTTCTTGGCCAAGGAAGGGACTCTCTAGGTGCCCCTTCAGCTGCCCAGTGGCTGTGCCTGTCCCACAGATGGCTGTGCTTGTCTCATACAACCTGCAATGCTCCAGAATGAGAAAAGGATTTTTGTAAAAAGAATGGCTGCAGTGAGAGGGAATAGGATTTGGCTGGGAGCCACTGACCAAACCTGTGGTATTTTTTAGGAGGAAGCTACACTGAAGGCAGCAAATGACATACTGCAAAAATGGAAACAGGAGAAAACCAGCTCCTGAATACACTGGGAAAGAACCAGGCTGTCCTTGGTCTTCATCTGCCCAAACTGTTCTTCTTCACTTGTCTACAAACTTGGATATGTTCTTACTTCAGTGCTTTCAACAACATTTTCTGTCAAATTTCAGacaaatttttaagttttttccaGGCCCAGGGCCTGGGGAACATTTTCAGTCactgtgaaattatttcaataagTGACACTTTGTGTGCCCTGACAGTATTTGGCATTTCTTATACGTAAAACTTTGCTAATCAGTTCTGGGATGCATCCAGCAACACACAAGGAGAGGATGGCTCCTGGGGTCTGTCTCACCACCAGATTCTGAAAAGGTGTTTCAGGACCTGCCTTTAAGGCTGTGCTGGTTAGTGTGGCTTGTCTTGTTTCACCGCCCCACTCAGGGCAGCATTTCCACCAGCCCTCACATTCTCACAGGACTAAACAGTATCACCAGCTAGCAGTAGGGTGACTCCTATGATCCTGATGATTATAAAccaaatgaaattacatttccCATCATAAGCTATTTTcccactatttttttttctgtgcatctTTGGGGAAGATGACCACAGAACTGGTTTCCCCTCAGGAAACAGGCTTTCACCAGTAGCCTGGCTATTGTGGAACCTTCCTAATTACTGCCAGCACTTTCTCAGGGCTTGGCAGCATCatccaggctgcagagcagaacctTCTGGCCTTTGACAAGTGCACACAGTGGCAGGGGAGGATGGGTACCATGGCCTTGGCTGCTCCTACTGCAGGCAGCCACCACAACCTCCCACCCAATGAGCTGG comes from the Parus major isolate Abel chromosome 17, Parus_major1.1, whole genome shotgun sequence genome and includes:
- the KYAT1 gene encoding kynurenine--oxoglutarate transaminase 1, with amino-acid sequence MLRRVGLSLRHFLLGRNSSAGHSSCSREAKMSRPVQARRLEGIDKNIWVEFVKLAVTYSKVNLGQGFPDFPPPDFLTEAFTRALGGGNHMLHQYTRAFGHPPLVTVLAQFFKKLLGRDLDPMTNVMVTVGAYQALFCCFQALVDEGDEVIIIEPFFDCYEPMVRMAGGTPVFVPLRPNPPKDGKLMSSADWQLDPAELASKFSERTKAIVLNSPNNPLGKVFSRGELGLIAELCVKHDVLCISDEVYEWLIYDGKQHIRIASLQGMWDRTVTVGSAGKTFSVTGWKVGWVVGPDRLLQHLRTVHQNSVYHCATIAQEAVAQGFQRELRLYGKPESYFVQLPKELQQKRDWLVQSLDGVGMKPIIPEGTYFLVADISQFKSDVPDVPNSDEPYDYRFAKWMVKSKGLAAIPLSAFYSEAHKNNYTNFIRFCFAKEEATLKAANDILQKWKQEKTSS